In Crassostrea angulata isolate pt1a10 chromosome 6, ASM2561291v2, whole genome shotgun sequence, a genomic segment contains:
- the LOC128189783 gene encoding serine/threonine-protein phosphatase alpha-2 isoform produces MADTDKLNIDSIIARLLEVRGSRPGKNVQLTESEIRGLCLKSREIFLSQPILLELEAPLKICGDIHGQYYDLLRLFEYGGFPPESNYLFLGDYVDRGKQSLETICLLLAYKIKYPENFFLLRGNHECASINRIYGFYDECKRRYNIKLWKTFTDCFNCLPIAAIIDEKIFCCHGGLSPDLQSMEQIRRIMRPTDVPDQGLLCDLLWSDPDKETMGWGENDRGVSFTFGAEVVAKFLHKHDLDLICRAHQVVEDGYEFFAKRQLVTLFSAPNYCGEFDNAGAMMSVDETLMCSFQILKPADKKKFPYGGLNAGRPVTPPRGQAKGKGKM; encoded by the exons ATGGCAGATACGGATAAACTTAATATAGACAGTATTATAGCTAGATTACTTGAAG TTAGGGGATCTAGACCAGGAAAAAATGTTCAGCTGACAGAGTCAGAGATCCGTGGTCTCTGCCTTAAGTCACGGGAAATTTTCCTAAGCCAGCCTATATTGCTGGAATTGGAGGCCCCATTGAAAATATGTG GTGACATCCATGGTCAATATTATGACCTATTACGATTGTTTGAGTATGGTGGATTCCCCCCAGAGAGCAACTACTTGTTCCTCGGAGATTATGTAGACAGAGGAAAGCAGTCACTGGAAACAATCTGTCTTCTCTTGGCCTACAAAATCAAATACCCAGAAAACTTTTTCCTCCTCCGTGGAAATCACGAGTGTGCCAGCATCAACAGAATCTATGGGTTTTATGATGAAT gcaAGAGACGATACAACATTAAGTTGTGGAAGACCTTCACAGATTGCTTCAACTGCTTACCAATTGCAGCcattattgatgaaaaaatattctGTTGTCATGGCG GTTTAAGTCCTGACTTGCAGTCCATGGAACAAATTCGACGAATCATGAGGCCCACAGATGTTCCAGATCAAGGTCTTCTATGTGATCTCTTGTGGTCTGATCCAGACAAAGAGACAATGGGATGGGGAGAAAACGACAGGGGGGTGTCTTTCACATTCGGAGCAGAAGTTGTTGCCAAATTCTTACACAAACACGATCTTGACCTTATTTGTAGAGCTCATCAG GTGGTAGAGGATGGATatgaattttttgcaaaaagacAGCTGGTCACACTATTCTCAGCGCCCAACTACTGTGGTGAATTTGACAATGCAGGTGCTATGATGAGTGTGGATGAGACACTCATGTGCTCCTTCCAG ATACTTAAACCTGCAGACAAGAAGAAGTTTCCTTATGGTGGACTAAACGCAGGCCGACCTGTCACCCCTCCACGGGGTCAGGCTAAGGGCAAAGGAAAAATGTAA
- the LOC128188428 gene encoding serine/arginine repetitive matrix protein 1-like isoform X1 encodes MGIKRKDFQKAAAFINEFLLKLNEDAEGSELRDTLNLALLHMQKYYRKLQTRSHEKNAEKTLSLTARGFSPMTPFVDAPDKFQWKWVNLDNLKNLQGIMTDESMNITTLPHIMHAVKQKDSDLLMELVQGDPSCIDEQDGIGRTALFYAVHFHQNEMLNYLLENEADVNIASHDGSTALHQACHDANHVALSLLLQYGGDFTIQDSHGRAPIHWTVTTKSTECLKYLIQHNADVNIRDKDGLTPCMWACRLDHIKHFELLSSSPNFIVDEADGIERDLNGKTWMHWSVRRTEPLECLQTLLTSETAKIKDENGKTVLLLAAETGSLLACKIILDIAGRQRVVDRDNNDRSALHLASINGHGDVINHLLDYGADLNLLDKFNATAWDYARNKQLHYCQLIIMSHQRQRLQSNPSTPIPNRMGLSMTSFNGLGNGDLDYEYMMGSRQSTDYNTPITPPHPPKRPRTMSTPRTPLRRSQSLGLSENNQSSNFMEDNRQSSSAGGELNNRRKERIEVQLNHGRRGMVNGESQYTNRSHREDIAMMSDDEAVQDEEDVDGVSVGGMDVSDIEDEEHDGMSMASHQTGGHASQRSYNSQGSLQPRPPPRYPHQPSPPKQHFSQSQEGPLTKQREENQDGFQVQRGMQPKPPPKFNQRVISPHFNQNVSLQETFPPSRPRPAPRQANIYRQNPPRPPPPRRTPSPVRPNSGNKDQDRGSFSPESPEQNFSKKPSPPSEQNRPDSGSKPPGVVEGRKIPPPMLTPLENAPLPPSFNLFEKKERKKKKKKREREKEKEKERESDIKSPPMDIEPPRGYAAPLHPPPSANIRSQRAQSGIPAPRYSKQQPQRHESRYVDESMDEEYREDTKGPMVNGHAVPVRESPHKPSPSVPRLQSMDSEDYPEENGDTILQDIINEEDDTAGPLIPPPQGFRSPGHAQGRALSQSIPQDGRTARMTPTSAKPPIPSGRSSARSSTYGKSPSPHTRRSRPPTGRS; translated from the exons ATGGGAATAAAACGGAAAG atttCCAGAAGGCTGCTGCTTTCATTAACGAGTTTCTGCTGAAACTAAATGAGGATGCAGAAGGTTCAGAACTTAGAGACACCCTAAATTTAGCTCTCCTGCATATGCAAAAGTATTATCGAAAGTTACAAACTAGATCACATGAAAAGAATGCAGAAAAGACACTTTCACTCACAGCAAGAGGATTCAGTCCTATGACACCATTTGTTGATGCTCCGGATAAATTTCAATGGAAGTGGGTAAACTTAGACAACCTGAAAAATTTGCAGGGCATTATGACAGATGAAAGTATGAATATCACGACACTGCCCCACATAATGCATGCTGTAAAACAGAAAGATTCAGATTTACTTATGGAGCTTGTTCAAGGAG ACCCAAGCTGTATTGATGAGCAGGACGGCATAGGAAGAACAGCACTCTTCTATGCTGTACactttcatcaaaatgaaatgCTGAACTATCTCCTGGAAAATGAGGCAGATGTTAACATTGCTAGTCATG ATGGATCTACAGCACTTCACCAAGCCTGTCACGATGCTAACCATGTGGCTCTCAGCCTTTTACTTCAGTACGGCGGAGATTTCACAATTCAAGACTCGCACGGTAGAGCACCCATACACTGGACAGTGACGACCAAGTCTACAGAGTGTCTGAAG TACTTAATTCAGCACAATGCCGATGTCAACATCCGTGACAAAGATGGCCTTACACCGTGCATGTGGGCGTGTCGACTGGATCACATCAAACACTTTGAGTTACTAAGTAGCTCCCCAAACTTTATTGTGGATGAAGCTGATGGCATTGAGAGGGACTTGAATGGCAAGACGTGGATGCATTGGTCTGTCAGAAGAACAGAACCGCTGGAGTGCCTACAG ACCTTACTGACCTCAGAGACTGCAAAGATCAAAGATGAAAATGGTAAAACTGTTCTCCTATTGGCTGCAGAAACAG GTTCATTACTGGCCTGTAAAATAATTCTGGACATAGCTGGACGACAGCGGGTGGTGGACCGGGACAACAATGACCGGTCAGCCTTACACCTGGCCTCTATCAATGGACACGGGGATGTCATCAACCATCTGTTAGACTATGGAG ctgACTTAAACTTGCTGGATAAGTTTAATGCCACAGCTTGGGACTATGCCAGAAACAAGCAACTCCATTACTGTCAACTGATCATCATGTCCCACCAGCGACAACGCCTCCAGAGTAACCCCAGCACCCCCATACCTAACCGCATGGGCCTGTCCATGACCAGCTTCAATGGCTTGGGAAACGGGGATCTGGACTATGAATATATGATG GGTAGCAGACAGAGCACTGATTACAATACCCCCATCACTCCCCCACACCCTCCCAAGCGACCCAGAACCATGTCCACCCCACGGACACCCCTCAGGCGGTCACAGAGTTTGGGACTGTCAGAGAACAACCAGTCCTCCAACTTTATGGAGGATAACCGACAGTCGTCTAGTGCTGGGGGAGAACTCAATAACAGGCGGAAAGAAAGGATAGAG GTTCAGCTTAACCATGGTAGAAGAGGTATGGTGAATGGGGAAAGCCAGTACACTAATCGAAGTCATCGAGAGGACATTGCAATGATGTCAGATGATGAAGCTGTGCAAG ATGAGGAAGATGTGGATGGAGTGAGTGTAGGAGGGATGGATGTGTCAGACATTGAAGATGAGGAGCATGATGGCATGTCCATGGCTTCACATCAGACTGGGGGTCATGCTAGTCAGAGGAGCTACAACAGTCAGGGATCACTACAGCCCCGCCCACCCCCGCGTTACCCCCACCAACCCAGCCCACCCAAACAACATTTCTCTCAGTCTCAG GAAGGACCTTTGACCAAACAAAGGGAAGAAAACCAAGATGGCTTCCAAGTGCAGAGAGGAATGCAACCAAAGCCGCCTCCAAAATTTAACCAGAGGGTGATTTCTCCTCATTTTAATCAGAATGTGAGTCTGCAAGAGACTTTTCCCCCTAGTCGACCCAGGCCAGCCCCCCGTCAGGCCAATATCTACAGACAGAACCCCCCTAGACCCCCTCCCCCTAGGAGGACTCCCTCACCAGTGCGGCCGAACTCTGGAAACAAGGACCAGGACCGGGGAAGTTTCAGTCCAGAAAGTCCAGAGCAGAACTTTTCCAAGAAACCCTCTCCTCCAAGCGAGCAGAACAGGCCAGACTCTGGAAGCAAACCCCCAG GTGTGGTTGAAGGCAGAAAAATTCCTCCCCCAATGCTCACACCTTTGGAGAATGCTCCATTGCCACCTTCTTTCAActtatttgaaaagaaagaacgaaaaaagaagaagaagaaacgTGAGAGggagaaagaaaaagagaaagagagagaaagtgaCATAAAATCTCCACCAATGGATATAGAGCCGCCCAGGGGATATGCTGCACCCCTGCATCCCCCACCCTCAGCTAATATACGCTCTCAGCGAGCTCAGTCAGGGATTCCAGCACCAAGATACTCAAAACAGCAACCTCAGAGGCACGAGTCACG GTATGTTGATGAGAGTATGGATGAGGAATACCGAGAGGACACTAAGGGCCCCATGGTGAACGGCCATGCTGTCCCAGTGAGGGAGTCCCCCCACAAACCATCCCCCTCCGTGCCCCGCCTACAGAGCATGGACAGTGAGGACTACCCAGAGGAAAACGGGGACACAATATTACAGGACATCATCAATGAAGAAGATGACACTGCTGGACCCCTGATACCTCCACCCCAGGGATTCCGAAGCCCGGGTCATGCCCAGGGTAGGGCGTTGTCCCAGTCAATCCCTCAG GACGGCAGAACCGCCAGAATGACCCCCACAAGTGCTAAACCTCCAATCCCCTCCGGCAGGAGCAGTGCCCGTAGCAGTACGTACGGGAAAAGCCCCTCCCCCCACACCAGACGTTCCCGCCCCCCTACCGGTCGATCATGA
- the LOC128188428 gene encoding uncharacterized protein LOC128188428 isoform X2, whose protein sequence is MGIKRKDFQKAAAFINEFLLKLNEDAEGSELRDTLNLALLHMQKYYRKLQTRSHEKNAEKTLSLTARGFSPMTPFVDAPDKFQWKWVNLDNLKNLQGIMTDESMNITTLPHIMHAVKQKDSDLLMELVQGDPSCIDEQDGIGRTALFYAVHFHQNEMLNYLLENEADVNIASHDGSTALHQACHDANHVALSLLLQYGGDFTIQDSHGRAPIHWTVTTKSTECLKYLIQHNADVNIRDKDGLTPCMWACRLDHIKHFELLSSSPNFIVDEADGIERDLNGKTWMHWSVRRTEPLECLQTLLTSETAKIKDENGKTVLLLAAETGSLLACKIILDIAGRQRVVDRDNNDRSALHLASINGHGDVINHLLDYGADLNLLDKFNATAWDYARNKQLHYCQLIIMSHQRQRLQSNPSTPIPNRMGLSMTSFNGLGNGDLDYEYMMGSRQSTDYNTPITPPHPPKRPRTMSTPRTPLRRSQSLGLSENNQSSNFMEDNRQSSSAGGELNNRRKERIEVQLNHGRRGMVNGESQYTNRSHREDIAMMSDDEAVQDEEDVDGVSVGGMDVSDIEDEEHDGMSMASHQTGGHASQRSYNSQGSLQPRPPPRYPHQPSPPKQHFSQSQEGPLTKQREENQDGFQVQRGMQPKPPPKFNQRVISPHFNQNVSLQETFPPSRPRPAPRQANIYRQNPPRPPPPRRTPSPVRPNSGNKDQDRGSFSPESPEQNFSKKPSPPSEQNRPDSGSKPPGVVEGRKIPPPMLTPLENAPLPPSFNLFEKKERKKKKKKREREKEKEKERESDIKSPPMDIEPPRGYAAPLHPPPSANIRSQRAQSGIPAPRYSKQQPQRHESRYVDESMDEEYREDTKGPMVNGHAVPVRESPHKPSPSVPRLQSMDSEDYPEENGDTILQDIINEEDDTAGPLIPPPQGFRSPGHAQGRALSQSIPQDENLTEKPAETAEPPE, encoded by the exons ATGGGAATAAAACGGAAAG atttCCAGAAGGCTGCTGCTTTCATTAACGAGTTTCTGCTGAAACTAAATGAGGATGCAGAAGGTTCAGAACTTAGAGACACCCTAAATTTAGCTCTCCTGCATATGCAAAAGTATTATCGAAAGTTACAAACTAGATCACATGAAAAGAATGCAGAAAAGACACTTTCACTCACAGCAAGAGGATTCAGTCCTATGACACCATTTGTTGATGCTCCGGATAAATTTCAATGGAAGTGGGTAAACTTAGACAACCTGAAAAATTTGCAGGGCATTATGACAGATGAAAGTATGAATATCACGACACTGCCCCACATAATGCATGCTGTAAAACAGAAAGATTCAGATTTACTTATGGAGCTTGTTCAAGGAG ACCCAAGCTGTATTGATGAGCAGGACGGCATAGGAAGAACAGCACTCTTCTATGCTGTACactttcatcaaaatgaaatgCTGAACTATCTCCTGGAAAATGAGGCAGATGTTAACATTGCTAGTCATG ATGGATCTACAGCACTTCACCAAGCCTGTCACGATGCTAACCATGTGGCTCTCAGCCTTTTACTTCAGTACGGCGGAGATTTCACAATTCAAGACTCGCACGGTAGAGCACCCATACACTGGACAGTGACGACCAAGTCTACAGAGTGTCTGAAG TACTTAATTCAGCACAATGCCGATGTCAACATCCGTGACAAAGATGGCCTTACACCGTGCATGTGGGCGTGTCGACTGGATCACATCAAACACTTTGAGTTACTAAGTAGCTCCCCAAACTTTATTGTGGATGAAGCTGATGGCATTGAGAGGGACTTGAATGGCAAGACGTGGATGCATTGGTCTGTCAGAAGAACAGAACCGCTGGAGTGCCTACAG ACCTTACTGACCTCAGAGACTGCAAAGATCAAAGATGAAAATGGTAAAACTGTTCTCCTATTGGCTGCAGAAACAG GTTCATTACTGGCCTGTAAAATAATTCTGGACATAGCTGGACGACAGCGGGTGGTGGACCGGGACAACAATGACCGGTCAGCCTTACACCTGGCCTCTATCAATGGACACGGGGATGTCATCAACCATCTGTTAGACTATGGAG ctgACTTAAACTTGCTGGATAAGTTTAATGCCACAGCTTGGGACTATGCCAGAAACAAGCAACTCCATTACTGTCAACTGATCATCATGTCCCACCAGCGACAACGCCTCCAGAGTAACCCCAGCACCCCCATACCTAACCGCATGGGCCTGTCCATGACCAGCTTCAATGGCTTGGGAAACGGGGATCTGGACTATGAATATATGATG GGTAGCAGACAGAGCACTGATTACAATACCCCCATCACTCCCCCACACCCTCCCAAGCGACCCAGAACCATGTCCACCCCACGGACACCCCTCAGGCGGTCACAGAGTTTGGGACTGTCAGAGAACAACCAGTCCTCCAACTTTATGGAGGATAACCGACAGTCGTCTAGTGCTGGGGGAGAACTCAATAACAGGCGGAAAGAAAGGATAGAG GTTCAGCTTAACCATGGTAGAAGAGGTATGGTGAATGGGGAAAGCCAGTACACTAATCGAAGTCATCGAGAGGACATTGCAATGATGTCAGATGATGAAGCTGTGCAAG ATGAGGAAGATGTGGATGGAGTGAGTGTAGGAGGGATGGATGTGTCAGACATTGAAGATGAGGAGCATGATGGCATGTCCATGGCTTCACATCAGACTGGGGGTCATGCTAGTCAGAGGAGCTACAACAGTCAGGGATCACTACAGCCCCGCCCACCCCCGCGTTACCCCCACCAACCCAGCCCACCCAAACAACATTTCTCTCAGTCTCAG GAAGGACCTTTGACCAAACAAAGGGAAGAAAACCAAGATGGCTTCCAAGTGCAGAGAGGAATGCAACCAAAGCCGCCTCCAAAATTTAACCAGAGGGTGATTTCTCCTCATTTTAATCAGAATGTGAGTCTGCAAGAGACTTTTCCCCCTAGTCGACCCAGGCCAGCCCCCCGTCAGGCCAATATCTACAGACAGAACCCCCCTAGACCCCCTCCCCCTAGGAGGACTCCCTCACCAGTGCGGCCGAACTCTGGAAACAAGGACCAGGACCGGGGAAGTTTCAGTCCAGAAAGTCCAGAGCAGAACTTTTCCAAGAAACCCTCTCCTCCAAGCGAGCAGAACAGGCCAGACTCTGGAAGCAAACCCCCAG GTGTGGTTGAAGGCAGAAAAATTCCTCCCCCAATGCTCACACCTTTGGAGAATGCTCCATTGCCACCTTCTTTCAActtatttgaaaagaaagaacgaaaaaagaagaagaagaaacgTGAGAGggagaaagaaaaagagaaagagagagaaagtgaCATAAAATCTCCACCAATGGATATAGAGCCGCCCAGGGGATATGCTGCACCCCTGCATCCCCCACCCTCAGCTAATATACGCTCTCAGCGAGCTCAGTCAGGGATTCCAGCACCAAGATACTCAAAACAGCAACCTCAGAGGCACGAGTCACG GTATGTTGATGAGAGTATGGATGAGGAATACCGAGAGGACACTAAGGGCCCCATGGTGAACGGCCATGCTGTCCCAGTGAGGGAGTCCCCCCACAAACCATCCCCCTCCGTGCCCCGCCTACAGAGCATGGACAGTGAGGACTACCCAGAGGAAAACGGGGACACAATATTACAGGACATCATCAATGAAGAAGATGACACTGCTGGACCCCTGATACCTCCACCCCAGGGATTCCGAAGCCCGGGTCATGCCCAGGGTAGGGCGTTGTCCCAGTCAATCCCTCAG GATGAAAATCTCACTGAGAAACCAGCAGA GACGGCAGAACCGCCAGAATGA